Proteins encoded by one window of Lacipirellulaceae bacterium:
- the ilvB gene encoding biosynthetic-type acetolactate synthase large subunit, translated as MATVEKTKTKSDVTLGADIVIQSLVNHGVEAIYAYPGGCSMPLHQSLTRFSDKIRTILPRHEQGGGFAAQGISRSTGKVGVCMATSGPGATNLITAIADAKLDSIPMVAITAQVPTKVIGTDAFQETPVVEACRGITKHHYLVTDVNDLARVFKEAFLVAATGRPGPVLVDIPKDVQLDSCVPDYDATLDLPGYSFDLPLARPEQINQIAAAIKLAKRPIIYAGGGIIIAEASEELRELVDKTGIPITTTVMGLGIYPSENELSLDMLGMHGSVYANKAVDEADLLIALGVRFDDRVTGKVEEFCKHGKIIHVDIDASELNKNKEAHIPVCSDVKHALTELNKIVEPPEDISDWVAHCKQLKADHPFKFDRTYPGITQQLAIEELWKLTKDKDPVVAVGVGQHQMWAAQFYKFNKPRRWLSSSGLGTMGFGLPAAMGAQTAFPDRLVIDIDGDGSFLMNIQELATCACEKLPVKVLLLNNQHLGMVVQWEDRFMQGNRAHTYLGPIDNPEWSGEGDGIGPPERYPDFVSIARGFGCGAAYVRKKEDLVPALEEMLAYDGPYVLDVETPYQEHVLPMIPGGKTVKDIITE; from the coding sequence GTGGCAACTGTTGAGAAAACCAAAACGAAAAGCGACGTAACTCTAGGCGCAGACATTGTCATCCAATCGCTGGTGAATCACGGCGTGGAAGCTATCTACGCCTATCCAGGGGGATGCAGCATGCCGCTGCACCAATCGCTTACCCGTTTCAGCGACAAGATCCGCACGATCCTGCCCCGTCACGAGCAGGGTGGCGGGTTCGCTGCACAAGGTATCTCACGCAGCACCGGCAAAGTGGGCGTCTGTATGGCCACGAGCGGCCCGGGCGCGACGAATCTGATTACCGCCATTGCCGATGCCAAGCTCGACAGCATCCCCATGGTGGCCATTACCGCTCAGGTTCCAACGAAAGTTATTGGTACTGACGCGTTTCAAGAAACCCCAGTTGTCGAAGCCTGCCGTGGCATCACCAAGCATCACTACCTAGTGACCGACGTCAACGACTTGGCCCGTGTCTTCAAGGAAGCGTTTTTAGTTGCCGCGACAGGTCGCCCGGGCCCCGTACTGGTTGACATCCCCAAGGACGTTCAGCTTGACTCGTGCGTCCCAGACTACGATGCTACACTGGACCTGCCGGGCTACTCATTCGATTTGCCATTGGCTCGCCCCGAGCAAATCAACCAGATTGCCGCTGCGATCAAACTGGCGAAGCGTCCGATCATCTACGCCGGTGGTGGGATCATTATTGCCGAAGCGAGTGAAGAGCTTCGCGAACTCGTTGACAAGACGGGAATTCCCATCACGACAACCGTCATGGGGCTGGGTATCTACCCTAGCGAAAACGAGCTTTCGCTCGACATGCTTGGCATGCACGGTTCTGTTTACGCGAACAAGGCGGTTGATGAGGCCGATTTACTGATCGCCTTGGGGGTCCGCTTCGACGACCGCGTGACCGGCAAGGTGGAGGAGTTCTGCAAGCACGGCAAAATTATCCACGTAGACATTGACGCTTCTGAGCTCAATAAGAACAAGGAAGCCCACATTCCCGTTTGCAGCGACGTAAAGCATGCTCTGACCGAGCTCAACAAGATCGTCGAGCCACCCGAGGACATCTCGGACTGGGTCGCCCACTGCAAGCAACTCAAGGCGGACCATCCGTTTAAGTTCGACCGTACCTATCCCGGCATTACCCAACAATTGGCGATTGAAGAGCTATGGAAGCTCACCAAGGACAAAGACCCTGTCGTTGCCGTGGGTGTCGGCCAGCATCAGATGTGGGCGGCCCAATTCTATAAGTTCAACAAACCCCGCAGGTGGCTCTCCAGCAGCGGCCTAGGCACGATGGGCTTTGGACTACCTGCCGCTATGGGTGCTCAGACCGCGTTTCCTGATCGGCTGGTCATCGACATCGATGGCGACGGAAGCTTCTTGATGAACATTCAAGAGCTGGCGACCTGTGCCTGCGAGAAGCTCCCCGTGAAGGTCTTGCTGCTTAACAACCAGCACCTCGGCATGGTTGTGCAGTGGGAAGATCGCTTCATGCAAGGCAACCGCGCCCACACTTACCTAGGCCCGATCGACAATCCCGAGTGGAGCGGCGAAGGGGACGGCATCGGTCCGCCGGAACGCTACCCCGACTTCGTCAGCATCGCCCGTGGCTTTGGCTGTGGTGCGGCCTACGTTCGCAAGAAAGAGGATCTCGTCCCCGCCCTGGAAGAGATGCTCGCCTACGATGGGCCTTATGTTCTCGACGTCGAAACGCCTTACCAAGAGCACGTACTGCCGATGATTCCTGGCGGAAAGACGGTCAAGGACATCATCACCGAGTAG
- a CDS encoding serine/threonine-protein kinase has protein sequence MGLSGFFKSLLEGGKVDIAKRYEIMRDAVSGTMSDFHMARDRQTEQIVGLKILDKEKTEQLEMRFRGLDKPSEGEISMLMKHPLIVTTHGYGMTSKGEHFVIMEFLDGPGLNSLIVGESPLLNGNRLKLMREAAEALGFVHESGFIHRDICPRNFVCAKDATSLKLIDFGLTVPAKREFMQPGIRTGTPNYMAPEIVRRKPTDKTLDIFAFGVSMYEMFAFELPWQRGSDGLAAMSHGQSDPTPLAKHCPEIDPTLAEAIHKCMQNDPKNRFQSMGAFLNAIRNVKSETTG, from the coding sequence ATGGGCCTTAGTGGTTTTTTCAAATCGTTACTTGAAGGCGGCAAGGTCGACATCGCTAAGCGCTACGAGATCATGCGTGACGCGGTTTCAGGCACCATGAGCGATTTCCACATGGCACGGGATCGCCAGACAGAGCAGATCGTGGGCCTGAAGATTCTGGACAAGGAGAAGACCGAGCAGCTTGAAATGCGTTTCCGCGGTCTCGACAAACCCTCTGAGGGCGAGATCTCGATGCTGATGAAGCACCCGCTGATCGTTACCACCCACGGCTACGGGATGACGAGCAAGGGTGAGCACTTTGTGATCATGGAATTTCTTGATGGCCCGGGTCTGAACTCCTTGATCGTGGGTGAAAGCCCACTGCTGAACGGCAATCGTTTGAAACTCATGCGAGAGGCGGCTGAAGCGTTAGGCTTTGTGCATGAGTCCGGCTTCATCCATCGTGATATCTGCCCGCGGAACTTTGTCTGCGCAAAAGATGCAACTTCACTAAAGCTCATCGACTTTGGCCTGACCGTCCCCGCCAAGCGGGAATTCATGCAGCCGGGGATCCGCACCGGGACGCCCAACTACATGGCCCCCGAAATCGTCCGCCGTAAGCCGACGGACAAGACACTCGATATCTTCGCATTTGGCGTCTCGATGTATGAGATGTTTGCTTTTGAACTCCCCTGGCAACGCGGATCCGACGGCCTTGCTGCCATGAGTCACGGCCAAAGCGACCCGACTCCCCTAGCAAAACACTGCCCTGAAATCGATCCAACCCTCGCCGAAGCGATCCACAAGTGCATGCAGAATGACCCTAAGAATCGCTTTCAGTCGATGGGGGCGTTTCTCAACGCGATTCGCAATGTGAAGAGCGAAACCACTGGGTAG
- the accD gene encoding acetyl-CoA carboxylase, carboxyltransferase subunit beta, with the protein MATGETEATSEQEKPAREKRGVPSGLWLRCQGCGATVFRKEVEQRLSTCPECDFHMYLSAPGRIEAVLDSGTFEEWDGHLTPTDPLEFEDKKKYRDRLVAEQKRTGLRDAVLTGSGMIRARRVAFGVTDSAFIMGSMGSVVGERLTRLIERATDQKLPLIIVSGSGGGARMHEGILSLMQMAKVSAALARYSEAGGLFISVLTNPTMGGVAASFASLGNIIFAEPKALIGFAGPRTIKATIRIELPEGFQTSEFLLEHGYIDRIVRRAELKSEIARVIDYCEWQ; encoded by the coding sequence ATGGCAACAGGCGAAACCGAAGCAACCAGCGAACAAGAGAAGCCAGCACGTGAGAAGCGTGGTGTGCCCAGTGGTTTATGGCTGCGTTGCCAGGGGTGCGGGGCGACGGTGTTTCGTAAGGAGGTCGAACAGCGTCTTAGTACGTGCCCCGAATGCGACTTCCACATGTACCTCAGTGCCCCTGGACGGATTGAGGCGGTTCTCGACAGCGGCACGTTCGAGGAATGGGACGGCCACCTCACGCCGACAGACCCACTCGAATTCGAGGACAAGAAGAAATACCGTGATCGGCTCGTGGCTGAGCAAAAGCGGACCGGCTTACGCGATGCGGTACTCACTGGTTCGGGCATGATTCGCGCTCGCCGCGTCGCGTTTGGCGTGACTGACTCTGCCTTCATCATGGGGAGCATGGGTTCGGTTGTCGGCGAACGTCTGACACGATTGATCGAGCGAGCCACCGATCAAAAGCTGCCATTGATTATCGTCAGCGGATCCGGTGGCGGTGCCCGCATGCATGAGGGGATTCTTTCCTTGATGCAAATGGCCAAAGTGTCCGCGGCGTTAGCACGTTACAGTGAAGCGGGCGGCCTGTTTATCTCCGTACTCACCAACCCCACCATGGGCGGTGTGGCAGCCAGTTTCGCCTCGCTGGGAAACATCATTTTCGCGGAGCCCAAAGCGCTCATCGGATTCGCCGGCCCGCGGACGATCAAAGCAACGATCCGCATCGAACTGCCCGAAGGTTTTCAAACGAGTGAGTTTCTCCTTGAGCATGGCTACATCGATCGCATCGTTCGCCGGGCGGAGTTGAAGAGTGAAATCGCTCGTGTGATCGACTATTGCGAGTGGCAGTAG
- a CDS encoding SMC-Scp complex subunit ScpB: MARLSTAFAKLMSPAGEGRTAAETEEPSADPTRLSPKMLIESMLFVGDEHGKPLSAESLAGPIRDVSSDEIENLISELNDDYRQADSAYEVVSSRAGYRMQLRSEFDKLRNRFSGDVREAKLTPAALEVLSIVAYRQPVTGDQVSKLRGTKCHAILASLVRRNLLSLETLEPEPESSVRRKRQYVTTERFNKLFGVSSSSELPKAADHSDR, encoded by the coding sequence TTGGCGCGCCTCTCGACGGCGTTTGCCAAGCTGATGAGTCCAGCGGGTGAGGGTCGGACGGCGGCGGAGACGGAAGAACCGTCAGCGGATCCTACTCGATTGTCTCCCAAGATGCTGATTGAAAGCATGCTGTTCGTGGGTGACGAACACGGCAAACCGCTTTCTGCCGAATCTCTGGCTGGGCCGATTCGCGATGTGTCGTCCGATGAGATCGAGAATCTCATCTCGGAACTGAACGACGACTACCGCCAAGCGGATTCCGCCTACGAAGTTGTTAGCAGTCGAGCTGGCTATCGCATGCAGTTGCGTAGCGAATTCGACAAACTCCGAAATCGATTCTCTGGAGACGTGCGAGAAGCGAAACTTACCCCGGCCGCGCTGGAGGTTCTCTCAATCGTCGCGTACCGGCAGCCCGTGACCGGAGATCAGGTCAGCAAGCTTCGTGGAACGAAGTGCCACGCTATTCTGGCATCTCTGGTGCGTCGGAATCTGCTTAGCCTTGAGACTCTAGAGCCAGAACCCGAATCTAGCGTGAGGAGGAAAAGGCAGTACGTGACGACGGAGCGCTTCAATAAGCTATTTGGAGTGTCTTCTTCCTCAGAGCTTCCAAAAGCCGCTGATCACTCAGATCGGTGA
- a CDS encoding histidine phosphatase family protein, with amino-acid sequence MLTIYLIRAGDTEYDGQGRIQGTLDIPLSADGRVQVEAAAIALAEERPPITTLYTGPCQSVRQTAEAVGSKLNLKPKKLTSLANLDHGLWQGMLVEEVRSNQPKVYKKWQETPEAVCPPEGETLGSARERLAKAIAKLVKKHKQGVIALVLPNPLSAVLQSELSHEKLGDLWHVEGEASQLWKKIEYAPAIKTAT; translated from the coding sequence ATGCTGACGATCTACCTCATCCGTGCCGGAGACACTGAATACGACGGGCAAGGTCGAATTCAGGGGACGCTCGACATTCCCTTGAGCGCCGATGGTCGCGTGCAGGTTGAGGCTGCTGCGATCGCACTTGCGGAAGAGCGACCGCCGATCACAACGCTCTACACAGGGCCGTGCCAGAGTGTCCGACAGACGGCCGAAGCGGTCGGTTCCAAGTTGAATCTGAAGCCCAAGAAGCTGACGAGCCTAGCGAACCTCGATCACGGACTTTGGCAGGGGATGCTGGTTGAGGAGGTCCGCTCCAACCAGCCAAAGGTCTACAAGAAATGGCAGGAGACCCCCGAGGCCGTTTGTCCGCCCGAGGGCGAAACGCTCGGCTCCGCCCGGGAGCGACTCGCTAAGGCGATTGCCAAGCTCGTCAAGAAACATAAGCAAGGGGTCATCGCTCTGGTCCTCCCGAATCCTCTGTCAGCCGTCCTGCAAAGTGAACTGAGCCACGAGAAACTCGGCGATCTCTGGCATGTCGAGGGGGAAGCATCGCAGTTGTGGAAGAAAATCGAGTACGCACCGGCGATCAAGACCGCGACTTGA
- the mfd gene encoding transcription-repair coupling factor: MAKTNASPVDAYAAAAIRDLAGYLETLDDFSEVLSSLNQGHGGTLGGVWGSSRALVAAALQRACTGTLLVVLPHAADIDVFVSDLELFTSASVAPLPAWETDAGERVLHDDIFGARLRVLKSAENLEVVVTSIQSLLQPVPSQETLAAATRNLTVGEQLDEAELARWLVEHGCTNTTAVELPGEFSIRGGIVDVFPPDALDPFRIELFGDEIESIRTFDVATQRSLESLQVAPITMLAPSAQNRTHFASYLSKSSWVMLVEPSELEEEGRYYHRRQENAEDLFATSTTLKELYKFPSVTAAGVPSGSYETTAHLQFESVEQFSGDVSRVKQELEAAAAGQQVFLVCDADSEAERLAEVFAESSLLVSGNLRFALGHLKSGFRLVGRQTVLISAAELFQRQELVRGATRKTGRAIDSFLELRDGDLVVHLSHGIGRYRGLRLIEKADQAEEHLELEYDGGTRIFVPVSKIELVQKYIGGRKAKPKLAKIGGKAWARQKLAAEKAVVDMAADMIQVQATRAARPGIAFPEDTQWLNEFENAFPYQETPDQLSAIAAIKSDMQEPKPMDRLLCGDVGFGKTEMAIRAAFKAIDAGYQVAVLVPTTVLAEQHRRTFTQRMAEFPFQIACLSRFCTAKEQREIVQGAAEGTIDLVIGTHRLASPDVNFQNLGLVIIDEEQRFGVAVKEKLKALRAAVDVLTMTATPIPRTLHMSLLGVRSISNLETAPKDRLAVETRVSRFDETLLRHAIMRELNRDGQVYFVHNRIHDIQKVAQRLSSIVPEANIGIGHGQMTATELEEVMLGFVRKEYDILLATTIIESGLDIPNANTIFIDDADRYGLADLHQLRGRVGRWKHRAYCYLLIDEKRNLSPEAARRLRAIEEFSQMGAGFALAMRDLELRGAGNLLGTQQSGHIATVGYELYCSLLEKAVRQLKQLPPRESVDVSVDLPVMAYLPGSYVPDMRTKIDLYRRLARVANEEELDDFSGELADRFGTPPEPVEELLRVTRLRIAAYEQGIHAIHLEDEYAVLTYAQRRIIERLVASSAGRLRIADARSAYLPLACDVEDSQAVLGEIESLLQPAAVSA, translated from the coding sequence GTGGCGAAGACCAATGCCTCCCCGGTCGACGCGTATGCCGCTGCGGCGATTCGCGATCTAGCCGGCTATCTTGAAACGCTTGACGACTTTTCCGAGGTGCTTTCCAGCCTAAACCAAGGGCACGGGGGCACGCTTGGCGGAGTCTGGGGGTCTTCGCGCGCTCTCGTTGCCGCGGCTCTTCAGCGAGCGTGCACGGGCACGCTGCTTGTCGTTCTGCCTCACGCGGCAGATATCGACGTTTTCGTCAGCGACCTCGAACTGTTCACGTCAGCCAGCGTCGCCCCGCTTCCTGCTTGGGAAACCGACGCTGGCGAGCGCGTTCTACACGATGATATCTTCGGCGCAAGACTACGCGTGCTGAAGTCCGCGGAGAATCTCGAAGTCGTCGTCACTTCAATTCAAAGCCTGCTGCAGCCGGTACCCAGTCAGGAGACGCTCGCCGCGGCGACACGCAATCTCACCGTTGGTGAGCAACTCGACGAGGCCGAACTCGCTCGCTGGCTCGTCGAACATGGCTGTACGAACACCACGGCGGTGGAGCTTCCTGGTGAATTCTCTATTCGTGGCGGGATCGTTGACGTCTTCCCGCCCGATGCGCTCGACCCTTTTCGCATCGAGTTGTTCGGTGACGAGATTGAATCGATTCGCACATTCGACGTCGCGACCCAACGGAGCCTAGAGAGCCTGCAAGTCGCGCCGATCACGATGCTCGCTCCCAGCGCACAAAACCGCACGCACTTCGCCAGCTACTTATCGAAATCAAGCTGGGTGATGCTCGTGGAGCCGAGTGAGTTGGAGGAAGAGGGACGCTACTACCATCGCCGTCAAGAGAATGCCGAAGATCTGTTCGCCACGAGTACGACGCTCAAAGAACTTTACAAGTTTCCCTCGGTCACGGCAGCGGGTGTGCCGAGCGGTTCTTATGAAACGACGGCTCATCTTCAGTTCGAGTCGGTCGAGCAATTCTCCGGAGACGTTTCACGGGTGAAGCAGGAACTCGAAGCGGCAGCGGCAGGCCAGCAGGTTTTTCTGGTCTGCGATGCGGACTCCGAAGCGGAACGCCTGGCGGAGGTCTTCGCGGAGAGTTCGCTGCTCGTCAGCGGCAACCTTCGCTTCGCCCTCGGGCACCTCAAGAGCGGCTTCCGGCTGGTCGGTCGCCAGACAGTCCTCATCAGTGCGGCTGAGTTATTCCAGCGGCAGGAACTGGTTCGGGGGGCTACGCGGAAAACAGGGCGGGCGATCGATAGCTTCCTTGAGCTGCGCGACGGTGATCTGGTCGTGCATCTGTCTCACGGGATTGGCCGATATCGGGGGCTCCGCTTAATTGAAAAGGCGGACCAAGCCGAAGAGCATCTTGAACTCGAGTACGACGGCGGCACGCGCATCTTTGTGCCGGTCAGCAAGATCGAACTCGTGCAGAAGTACATCGGCGGGCGGAAGGCAAAACCAAAGCTGGCCAAAATCGGCGGCAAAGCCTGGGCTCGCCAAAAGCTGGCGGCGGAAAAAGCTGTGGTCGACATGGCCGCCGATATGATCCAGGTGCAAGCGACGCGGGCGGCGCGGCCGGGGATTGCTTTCCCTGAGGATACCCAGTGGCTCAATGAGTTCGAGAACGCCTTTCCTTATCAGGAAACGCCTGACCAGCTTTCCGCCATTGCCGCAATCAAGTCGGATATGCAAGAGCCCAAGCCGATGGATCGGCTCCTGTGCGGCGACGTAGGTTTTGGAAAGACGGAGATGGCCATCCGTGCCGCCTTCAAAGCGATCGACGCTGGCTACCAAGTCGCCGTGCTGGTGCCGACCACGGTGTTAGCCGAGCAGCACCGGCGGACCTTCACGCAGCGGATGGCGGAGTTCCCGTTTCAGATTGCCTGCCTCTCACGTTTTTGCACGGCAAAAGAGCAACGCGAAATAGTCCAGGGTGCCGCAGAGGGAACCATCGATTTGGTGATTGGTACGCACCGCCTCGCTTCGCCCGACGTGAACTTTCAAAACTTGGGGCTGGTGATCATCGATGAGGAGCAACGCTTCGGGGTGGCAGTCAAGGAAAAGCTAAAAGCGTTGCGTGCCGCGGTCGACGTGCTGACGATGACCGCCACACCGATCCCGCGCACCCTGCACATGTCGCTGCTGGGTGTACGGAGCATCTCGAACCTGGAGACCGCTCCGAAAGATCGTCTCGCGGTCGAGACGAGGGTTTCGCGTTTTGACGAAACGCTCTTGCGGCACGCCATCATGCGCGAATTGAACCGCGATGGGCAGGTTTACTTCGTGCATAACCGAATTCACGACATTCAGAAAGTCGCGCAACGGTTGAGCAGCATTGTCCCCGAGGCGAACATTGGCATCGGTCACGGACAGATGACGGCTACGGAGCTAGAAGAAGTGATGCTCGGTTTTGTCCGCAAGGAGTACGACATTCTCCTGGCCACGACGATCATTGAAAGCGGCTTGGACATTCCCAACGCGAATACCATCTTCATTGACGATGCGGATCGTTATGGTTTGGCGGACCTGCATCAACTCCGCGGGCGTGTTGGGCGCTGGAAGCATCGGGCTTATTGCTATCTCTTGATTGACGAGAAGCGAAACCTCTCGCCCGAGGCAGCCCGGCGTTTGCGGGCGATCGAGGAATTCAGCCAGATGGGCGCTGGCTTTGCTCTGGCGATGCGAGACTTGGAACTGCGCGGTGCTGGTAACTTACTGGGCACCCAGCAAAGTGGGCATATCGCGACGGTTGGGTATGAACTGTATTGCTCGTTGCTCGAGAAAGCCGTCCGGCAACTCAAGCAGTTGCCACCACGCGAGTCGGTTGATGTTTCAGTCGATCTACCCGTGATGGCGTATTTGCCGGGAAGTTATGTTCCCGACATGCGCACGAAGATCGATCTCTACCGGCGTCTGGCCCGCGTGGCGAATGAGGAGGAACTCGATGATTTCTCTGGCGAGCTAGCAGACCGCTTTGGGACGCCGCCAGAGCCCGTAGAGGAGTTACTACGCGTCACAAGGCTGCGAATCGCTGCCTACGAGCAAGGTATTCACGCGATCCATCTCGAAGATGAGTATGCCGTGCTGACCTATGCCCAGCGGCGGATAATTGAACGACTCGTTGCTAGCAGCGCCGGACGGTTGCGAATCGCCGACGCTCGCAGTGCCTATTTGCCGTTGGCGTGCGACGTTGAGGATTCTCAGGCGGTGCTAGGGGAGATCGAATCGCTCTTGCAGCCTGCGGCAGTCAGTGCGTAA
- a CDS encoding glycosyltransferase family 2 protein, which produces MPYPLTVIIPCKDERANIVHCVESATRVADEVLIADSGSTDGTLEFTQQHDACRVVERDYRTSGDFKNWAIPQAKHEWVMILDADERVTEPLAAEIKSLLASEPTEDGYWIYRANHLMGHRVHHTDWARDKVLRLFRRDLGRYEGPSDHGEVVVSTGKVGKLSERMDHYTLWSWGDYLKKFDRYTRVQAEQWYEQGKRPSWQRMLLRPPLRFLRDYVWFRGFLDGCIGMQIAWTAAFYSYMKQARLWELHQGMQQGEVEKPSPLSQGPIADADPLAA; this is translated from the coding sequence ATGCCTTATCCACTGACCGTTATCATTCCCTGCAAGGACGAACGAGCGAACATTGTCCACTGCGTCGAGTCGGCCACACGGGTCGCTGATGAAGTGTTGATCGCTGATTCAGGATCGACCGACGGCACTCTGGAGTTTACCCAACAGCACGACGCGTGCCGCGTTGTGGAACGCGATTACCGCACCTCGGGCGATTTCAAGAACTGGGCGATTCCCCAGGCGAAACATGAATGGGTGATGATCCTCGACGCGGACGAGCGTGTCACCGAACCGTTGGCAGCCGAGATCAAATCGCTGTTGGCAAGTGAACCGACCGAGGACGGCTACTGGATCTACCGAGCAAACCATCTGATGGGCCATCGCGTTCATCACACCGACTGGGCACGGGATAAAGTCCTACGGCTCTTCCGTCGTGACTTAGGTCGCTACGAAGGGCCCAGCGATCATGGCGAAGTGGTCGTCTCGACGGGCAAGGTCGGCAAGCTTAGCGAGCGGATGGATCACTACACACTCTGGTCGTGGGGCGATTACCTGAAAAAGTTCGACCGCTACACTCGCGTCCAAGCGGAGCAGTGGTATGAGCAAGGAAAACGACCCAGTTGGCAGCGAATGCTCCTCCGGCCCCCGTTGCGGTTTCTGCGAGATTACGTCTGGTTTCGCGGGTTTCTCGATGGTTGTATCGGCATGCAAATTGCCTGGACGGCCGCCTTTTACAGCTACATGAAACAAGCTCGCTTGTGGGAGTTGCACCAAGGCATGCAGCAAGGCGAGGTCGAGAAACCGAGTCCCTTGTCACAGGGGCCAATCGCTGACGCCGACCCGCTTGCTGCCTAG
- a CDS encoding small basic protein, whose amino-acid sequence MTIDKSLKVRRGGVSSRSVLTRAERIVQLKDNGRWEEGDSPLGLPKVRVKKLVLKKKKKKAKEEDAGEEKSE is encoded by the coding sequence ATGACGATCGACAAAAGCCTCAAAGTACGCCGCGGTGGTGTTAGCTCGCGGAGCGTTCTCACCCGGGCCGAGCGGATTGTTCAGCTCAAGGACAATGGCCGCTGGGAAGAAGGCGATTCCCCCCTTGGCCTGCCTAAAGTGCGTGTGAAGAAGCTTGTACTCAAGAAGAAAAAGAAGAAGGCCAAAGAAGAAGATGCTGGCGAAGAGAAGTCGGAATAG
- the rpe gene encoding ribulose-phosphate 3-epimerase has translation MPRACLAQLRSGPPAVMPSLLLCDFANLAGEIRAVEAAGARGLHLDVMDGCFVDNFTYGMTIVRAAKASTDLPLDVHLMMVEPAKYVDDFVDAGADILTIHAEAVEDPKPVLEQIRNRDIGAGLAINPPTPLESIADALPLCDLVLAMSVTPGRGGQAFNPVALDKLKSLKDQVAKETLLEVDGGVNKQTAAACGLAGAQLLVVGSGIFKYTQEEYAARINELTLLATDENQS, from the coding sequence ATGCCACGCGCTTGCCTTGCTCAACTCCGTTCCGGACCGCCGGCCGTTATGCCGTCGCTATTGCTGTGCGACTTTGCCAATTTGGCGGGAGAGATTCGCGCGGTCGAAGCGGCCGGTGCGAGAGGCTTGCACTTGGATGTCATGGACGGGTGTTTCGTTGATAACTTCACTTACGGCATGACTATTGTCCGCGCCGCGAAAGCCTCGACGGATTTGCCACTTGATGTGCATTTGATGATGGTTGAGCCGGCGAAGTACGTTGACGACTTCGTCGATGCGGGCGCGGACATCCTGACGATCCATGCGGAAGCCGTTGAAGACCCCAAGCCCGTCCTTGAACAGATTCGCAACCGTGACATCGGAGCGGGACTCGCCATCAACCCACCGACACCACTTGAGAGCATCGCCGACGCTTTGCCATTGTGTGACCTAGTCCTCGCCATGAGCGTTACCCCGGGCCGTGGTGGACAAGCCTTCAACCCGGTGGCGTTGGACAAACTCAAGTCCCTCAAAGATCAAGTCGCGAAGGAGACCTTGCTCGAAGTCGACGGCGGAGTCAACAAACAAACCGCCGCCGCTTGCGGCTTAGCCGGAGCCCAACTTCTAGTCGTCGGATCAGGAATCTTCAAATACACCCAAGAAGAGTATGCAGCGAGAATCAACGAACTCACTCTGCTGGCAACCGACGAAAACCAAAGCTAA